From one Lolium rigidum isolate FL_2022 chromosome 4, APGP_CSIRO_Lrig_0.1, whole genome shotgun sequence genomic stretch:
- the LOC124705592 gene encoding uncharacterized protein LOC124705592 isoform X8 — MPHLRGALLHLPAHVGMHDFIWPTGCPNQRNKAYGYWGRCEGRWSPVLLHLLERIYEDTLRKVAWSLSLICHVDRKFNENPSRLHVKSIKQEVTEVSAVCDPFYNKCTLRFVPSTTPVWCRLADNPRAMQINIGPSFVASTIGVVARDHAGSVMVVSSWAIRNY; from the exons ATGCCTCACTTGCGTGGAGCACTGCTTCATCTACCAGCACATGTAG GAATGCATGACTTTATTTGGCCTACCGGATGTCCCAATCAGAGGAACAAAGCCTATGGTTATTGGGGAAGATGTGAGGGGCGTTGGTCACCTGTTCTGCTGCATTTGCTTGAGAGGATCTACGAGGATACTCTGAGAAAGGTGGCGTGGAGTCT ATCATTAATTTGTCACGTCGACAGGAAGTTTAATGAAAATCCAAGCAGGCTGCATGTGAAATCAATCAAG CAG GAAGTGACAGAAGTTTCAGCGGTGTGTGATCCATTCTACAATAAATGTACTTTAAGGTTT GTCCCATCGACGACTCCTGTTTGGTGTCGGCTAGCTGACAACCCTAGGGCTATGCAAATCAATATAGGCCCCTCCTTCGTCGCGTCGACTATTGGGGTTGTTGCTCGTGACCATGCTGGTTCTGTTATGGTGGTGTCAAGCTGGGCCATTAGAAATTATTGA